Below is a window of candidate division WOR-3 bacterium DNA.
CTGACCCAGGTAATTCGTGAGCGAATCGTATGTTTTTTCATAAGCCTTTTCCTCGGCGATCGAGCCGGTCGGTTCCGGAGAAAAAACAACGAGGTCTTCCAGCACGCCGAGTATCTCGAGTGAGTCGGCCGGAAAAGCGCGTGAAAGTAAACAATTACTGCGGTCCAGCGCCGCGAGAAAATCATATTTTGGCTTGGTCAATTCGAATGTATAAAGATCGGCCAGCGACGCGAAAGCTTCAACAAGGGGGTTCTTGTGAAAATCATCATGTAACATGTATGCGAAAGGGACCGACCCAAGTGGATTTTCAAGCAATGCATCAACTATTTCAAAACGATAGTCATCACGCTTGACATAATCGCTACGAAAGGTGAGGTCCCCTCTGGAGAGACCGATAAACGCAAGACTCGAATCGAGGTGGGCTGAGAATGACTGGCTGATCAGGAAGAACAATAAAATCACTTTAGATTATACTTCGCGGGTCTCTAAAATCAAGATTGACTCGACTGGTATGGTGACTATAATATTTTAGGGAGGAAACAATGAAATACTTGCTATGTTTTTTGATTGCAGTAAATATCCTGGTTGCAGGCAACACACGACCAGCCGATATGCCAGGCATAGAAATCGAAACCAATGCTGAGGGAACGAGGTTTGTCACTGACCCATCAGGTGATACCGATCCGCTGAAGGTCACCACCGATTTCTACGGAAACCAACGCGCCGAAGTAATATGGGTGGACCGCAACCATCAAAATGCGATCGCCCAGCATACGGCGATCGCCGGAAATGGCATGTGGATACAGGCAGGTTGGTACCTGAACAACGAAAGGACGAATTTATACCGGACTCTTGGCACAAACACACCGATATGGTCTTTCCCGATGCCTGAAGCCGATTGGTTCATCTCAATCGATGTTTCGATGGACGGTGCAGGCATCGGAGCCCTCGCCGCGGGTGAAGCATGCTACAGTTTCTCATCCGCGAGCGCCGCGCCGAATTGGGTTTACAGCCTGCCCATGGGATTCAACTATTCTTCGAGCGCCCAGGGGCCGACGATAAGTGTAACCGATGATGGGTCGGTCTACGCCGCGCTCGCCGGGCAGGCCGGGCAAGGCCGCCTCTTCCTTTTTAATGCTTCCGGGGATACTATCCGCACGATCAGCTTCAATCCGACCCTGGGTATCTACGGCGTTGACATGGCAAATGACGGTTCGGTGTTCTGCGTTTCCACATATAACGCGATATATGTATTCAATGAGGACGGTTCGCGTCGTGATTCAATTACACAATATGGCCAGACCCCGGCGAAGATCTCGGCCGATGGCAAGTATCTAGTTAAAGGAGATTTCTACACACGCGTCTACCTTTACCGATGGAACGGCTCAAATTACGATCAAGTGTGGCAGTATCCGACTGGACACCCGTGGGTCACTTCAGTCGCGATATCAGATGACGGGTCTACGATCATGGCCGGAACGTACCAGTACAGCCCGAGCAATTCCGGCAAGGTCTTGCTCTTCGATTCCTCGTCAGCAACACCACTCTGGCAATATACACAGTATGGCGATTACGTACCATCCTGTGCTCTGAGTGAAGATGGTTCACGAGCCGTTGCTGGTTCTTGGGGCCAATACAACGCAACCTTCGGTGATGTGCTGACCGTCTTTGACCGTAATTCATCAACGCCCATATTCCAGCTCTTAGATGACATCGACGAACCAGGATCGATTTTTTCAGTCGGCATCTCAAAAGATGGCTCGTTCATAACGGCCGGTGGGAAAGCCGTTCACGCCCGCCAATTCGGAAACGGTGGCGAGGTCTACGCGATACGCATGCTCGACCCCCTGACCAATGATGTCGGTATCGAACGGATCAACGCACCAGCCGCTTTCCTGCAGGTGGGGCAGAACATCACCCCTCAGGCGGTTGCCCGCAATTACGGGGCGCAAGCTGCCAGCTTCAGCGTAGTATGCTACATCCATGACTCGCTTGCGCAGCCTCTCTACGGTGATACGACCACGGTGAGTGGACTGGCGTCCGGTTCAAGCACCACAGTCAGTTTCTCGCCGAACTGGAACGTACCGGCATACGGTCGATATCTGACAAGCGTTTTCACCACGCTGTCAGGTGATGAATTTCCGCAGAACGACACACTCGTGCAGAGCAGTATCTGTTATCATGACGGCTCTGTATTGGGCATTTCTTATCCTTTTTCCGAGATCACGCTAAACTACACGAATGCACCCCGCGTTACCGTTGCGAACCACGGCAGCTATGCCGAGCAGATACCGGTCAACTGCGAAATATACGATGACCTGGGTACGCTTATCTACACCGGAAACGGGCAATGTTATCTCAATCCGTTCGAATCCCAGGTCGTAAGTATCGCTCCAAGCTGGAGTCCTAACGATACCGGACTATACGATGTGTATTTCTTCACCGAAGTGCCGGACGATTATGTGCCGTCCAACGATACAATGACGACTAATTCCCACACAACAACCGAAATAATTTATGATGACGGATTTCTTGACATCTACGGCATAGTAGCATCAACTTTCGCCGACAACAAATTCGCCGAAAAAATGATCCCGTGTCTTTCTCCACCATACTACATTACACGGGTTCGGTTCTACTGCAGCAACGATTCGATGATAGCCGTATCGTTGAATAAGGATTCACTCGGCCTGCCCGGACTGGCCTCGTCCTACTACCTGGCTCTGCCCGACACTATCAGTTCGGCCGGCGCGGGTTGGGCGGTGAAAGAATTTGAACCGCCGATACAGCTGACCAATAGCGACCCTTTCTGGATGGTTATTCACTGGTTATCAAATTCGCCAACTCAACCTGGCATAGGCATGGATAATACACAACCGCTGGACAATCTTTCATATTGGTACTGGACCGATCCCGGCGATCCAGGCTGGCATGCCTGGACGACGTACGACTTCATGATGAGAGTCATGACGGTAAGCGAAGTTGGTATCGAATCATGGGAAAACAAATCGGTCAATCAATTCATGCTTCCCGCACCAAGCCCAAATCCCTTCGTGAGAGATCTGAGGATAAGTTTCTCAATGCCGTACAACGGTTCACTATCACTGAAGATGTATGATATTGCGGGCAGGCTCGTCGCAAACATTGCCGACGGGAATTTTGATGCGGGCGAACATGAAATAATATGGAATGGAAATGATGACAAAGGCCGGGAAATATGTTCGGGCGTCTATTTCCTTAAAGCCATTTTTGAGAAAGCGGTTATGACGCGTAAGGTCATCCTGCTCGCAGAATAATCTTACTTCAACTCGAGACGCAGACGTTCGGCGGCGTCGTCAAGCGCCTCATCGGGCTTGCGTTCAAGCCTCATCGCTTCCTCAATTGCGTCGTTGAGATATATACGCCCGGCAAACCATTCCTTGCTTTTTGGCTCGGTCCGGGCAAAATCGAGCTGACCGACGATCTTCTCGTAGGCCGGGTTTTCGGCAACGAATTTTTGATAAGCTTCTGTCTTGGTGGTACTACGCCTTGTCGGTAAATAGTAACTAGCTTCAGTCCAGCGCATCTGATTTTGTGGTTCCAGGAACCATTTTATGAACTCCCATGCCAATTCTTTCTCGGCTTTACTGGCCTTCCTGAACATGCCAATATTCGTGCCGGCGATCACGATGGATCGAACCCTGCCCTGGGGAAAAGGCGCGACGCCGATCTCGAACGGAACCTTACCTTTCATGAATGCCCAGGAAACAATGGATGCAGGAATCATCGCAACGTTACCAGAGAGGAATTCATCCTGTCGCTGAAAACCAGGATTGAGATAAAAAAGACTGTCCCTTACGAGTGCCACAAGGTACTCGATTACTCCGTTGCCTTCGGGCGAATTGAACCCCGGCTGACCTTCCGTTTCATCGAAAAGTATGCCTCCTTGTTGATACAGCATGGTCGAAAAGTACCACACGTCGAGCGGCCAGGATGTTGGCCAGACACCGCTTTCCCTAATGCGCAAGCAGACCCGCCTGAAATCGGTCCAGTCCACGGGAAATGAATCAATACCATATTTGTCGAACAGATCAGCATTGTAATAGAATACAGGAACGCTTTTGTTAAAAGGCAGGGTTACGAGAGTCGTATCGTATGTATTATCTTCAATGAACACCGGGAAGAAGTCCTGCAAATTGAAATCCTTCTCCACTCGAACGAATTCGGCAAGCGGCACCAGTTCGCCAGCTTGAAAAAATTGATCGGTCCACGATTCGTACATCTGAGCGATTACCGGCGGATTGCTCGACGCAATGGCTCCCATTAGTTTCTGCGCAAGGACATCATACGAACCCATGTGCACCCCGCGTACCTCTCCTTCGGGATGGAGACTATTGAAATCGCTGATCATTTCGCTCAGACGCCGGCCGAGCGGCCCCCCCATTACGTGCCAGAAGTCGACCACTACCTTCTGCTCTCGCTTGCAGCACATAGTGAGCAGCAAGCAAAGAGTAAAAGCAAAACGCACCCTGCTCATGCCTTTGTAAGGGGAAAAGGATTAATCGATGATCACCAATCCGGGCTGAGCGTCAAATAGAACTTCCACTCTGAACGCTGGGAGTCCGTATCGCTGTTATAGTATTCGTACCAGCCCTTCAGGTTATGGGCTCGCGCGAAATCCACCCTGAATATGATATACATGAAAGTGAATCTCAACCCCGCTCCAATGCCGAGTTTGAGGTCCTTGAGACGGAAGCCCCCGTCGGTTTCGTAGAATTTGAAGGAATCCGTGTGCACGGCGCCGAAATCAGCGAAAAGGTCCGCGCGGATATTTCTTATCTCGAGCGGTATTGGAAAGGCAATGTTCAGCCGGTCGATGAAAGGAAAACGAAACTCGAGATTCAGAAAACCTATCTTACTTCCGGTAAACGCCCAATAATCATAACCACGCAAAGAATATGGACCACCAATAGACCAATAATCGAGGTCCTCGCCGAAACTGCCGGCGAGCACCAGGCGTGATGCAAAGCTCGCACGGGGCGATAGACCGAAATATCTTCGATAGTCGAGGACCGCACTCTTCAGGTCTTTGTTGCTGAATACCGTAGCATAACCACCTATCCTGAAACGCCTTCCATCATGAGGACCGAGCTGCCCGTATTTAATGTTATCAAAAACCAATGCGATCTCCGGATAGAAAAAATTGTAATCCGCTGTCTGGGACCAACTGGAACTGTAGAACGGGAAATAGTCCAGCCATCGTGTTTCGTAAAGCTTGTAAGCATACAAACCCAATTCAACTCTGAAAAACCGGTCAAGCGGGTATTGAACGGCACCGCCCAATCCAAGACGGCGCCAGACCAGAAGGTCATATCGATCAGAGAAATAGTCAAGATATTGAAAAACCGATACGCCGTAATCGGCTCGCTTTTTCAAGTACCAGTAATTTACGAATATGTCTGAACTCAGAATGCTGCCGTAGAAGTTGGAGGCGAACTGGAAATGATGGTTCCCCAGTATGTCACTCACCCCGATCTGCCCCACGCCGGAAAAACCGAGCACCGAATAGTATTCAGCGCTCGCCGAGAAATAATCAAATGTAAATTTGGGTTTGTATTTCTTTATATCGTCTTCATCGAGCGGTTCGGGTGCATAGTAATCACCCTGTGCGATTTCAGTACTGTCAACGCCTTTGTAGTCGAGCATCTTGGTCAAGGGATCTTTCACAATACATACGTCGTAGCCGTAGTCATTGTAGTAAGAAAATGCGACTTTGCTGCCATCTGCTGAAATAGAAGGGTAGTAGATGCCGCTGAAGACATCGGTCTTCTTGCTGACTCTCCCCTCTTCTTTTGAATAATAATAGAGGTTGTAGGCAGAGTCGTAATCAGCCACAAAATAGATGCTGCCGTCAGGTGCGAATGTTGTAGATGCAAGGTACTTGGAGCGCGGCGAAACTCTTGTTATTTCTCCGTGTTCGTATACAAATAGACCATGCTGGCCGTAGTAATAATCCTCATTCGAATCGGGGCGGTCAGAAATGAAAGTAATCATATCGTCAGAGAGGATGTCCGGATCGCTCTCCGAATATATATCATTCGTGACATTCTCAATAATGCCTGTCTCGACATCACATACATAGATATCAGAATACGAATCCTTCAGGCCAGCAAAAACGATCTTTTTACCGTCCGGGCTGAATTTTGGTGCATAGATGCCGGTAAGGTCGAATTTCAGACGTTTGTATACTTTCCCGTTTGAAGCATTCACAATATATAGTACATCATCCCCCCGGGATTTTGCAGCGAAAGTAACGTACTCGCCATCCCGCGACCACGACAGACCGCCATGATAAAGATGCAATCCCTCGTAGCCCGCGGAATATGCCGACTTCACCAATTTTCCGATAAGCCTACCGTCGATGCTCGACACAACGAGGATCTGCGCCGTACCACCTTGATCGCTGATAAAGGCGATCTTGTCACCGTTCGGCGATATGGCCGTCGATACATTGTAGATCGAATTCATCTTCTTATGGTCGTAAATTATCCGGCCAAAGTTATCAAAATAATCCATTTCATCCACTTCTGGCCAATACTGCATCTGGTAGTACCTGAGCCAGCGCTTGTTGAATTCGTCGGGCGTGACGCCGAAAGCAGCCAGGAATGCCGGTTCCAGATTTCGTTTCATCTTCATGAGGTGAAGAAACTCGCCAACTTTTTCACGACCATATTTCTCAGCTACATATTTATAGAAAGCCTGGCCTTCCTTATATACTATCCAACCTCCATAGCCACCAAGCGAATAGATCGGGATGAGTTTGTTGTTGACCACAAGGTCTCTAATGAATATATCGGCATCAACATCCCAACCCTGCGACATGAATTCACAGTGTCCTTCAAAAACCCATAAAGGCACTGAGTAGAGTATATCACCACTGAAAATCGCTTCCAGACGTGACGGAAAAAATATTGCGAACTGGAAAATATGGGTCAATTCATGTACCAAAACGTGTCGGAAATCCTCGTAATCTCCAGTAAAAGGAACGACCATCCGGTTCTTCAATATCTCCGAGAACCCGCCGGTAGCCTCCTCGATAAGTTCGAGCAAAATGTTCGTCTGTGAAAAATCGTTCGGTGAATTGTATATTATCGCTGGTATCGTGAAATCGATCTCCATGCCCAATTCCTCACTGAGCATCGCATAGCCATCCTCGAGGACAATTTCGGCGAAAGCTGCCAGTTCATCACATCCCTGGTAGAAATAAATATTGAAATGTTCTGTTTCGAGGACGCGGAAATCGAAGTCTTTGTACTGGATCTTGTTCTGACCAAAGTACTGCGTAAAAATCATTAATCCAAATATCATCATGCTATTCATAGCATAATTATACTCAAGCCCCCATACGTGTCAACGGTCGTTGACTCACTACCTGCAATTTGTATAATGAGACGATGCATGTTTTCGTAAGCGACGCCCACATTCGTACCGACAGCAGCGAGCGCTGCCGAATGCTAGTGAAGTTCCTGCAGGAAATCCGGCCAAATCTTACAGATTTGTATATTCTGGGTGATCTATTCGAGATCTGGTTCGAGTACTATCTGGTCTTTCCAAAAGACTATTTCAGACTCCTCGCTGTCCTTTACAGCATACTGAACGAAGGCAAGAACATTCACTATATACTGGGCAATCATGAAATAGCAATAGGAAATTTCCTGAAGAATTTCGGATTCATCGTACACCGAGGGTCAACCGTTTTCGACATCGACGGCCGGCGGGTGCTGCTCGCCCACGGAAACACCATCGACAAGCGTCTGTGGACGTCAATATGGGAAAGCTTGCTTACCTCAAAGCTGAATCACATGCTATTCCGTCTAGTCCATCCGGATCTCGGTATTTCACTCGCCCAGTGTATTGCCAGGTTCTCTCGAATACAAAGTCCGAGCAGGAGGCTCGACAGCATGCTGGAGAATTATGCATCACGCATGCTGCATGATGTCGACATAGTAATGCTGGCCCATTCACACAATCCCGTTTTCAGGAAGATGGCGCGCAACAAATATTACATAAATACCGGGGACTGGGTTAAGCACTTTTCGTACGCCACGATCGAAAACGGTAATGTTTCACTGAGATATTACGGACAACCGACTCTTTGAGTACGAACCTGATGGTTCGCTGATCGCAGGCAAGGTAATACAGCAGGTCCCACTCGCCGTAGAGCATCACCGAGAGAAGTATTTCTTAAATATCTTGGTAACCCGGTAGCGGAATCCTCTGATGGATCTTATAGCATCGATATTCTCCAGTGCTGCTTTCCGGCCACGCTCGACCAGTTGATCGATCGAATTGAAATCAGCCCAGTGAAAATCATGGACGTCTGGCATAACCACCAGATCTGCTCTGGCAAGAACACGCCGGTCAAGGTGGTATTTCATGAATGAGTACGAACGCTGGTTAATCTGGAATCCGGTGCTAGGCTCGCCCTGAAATTTCGGGCGCTGGCTCAAGTATACGGCAAGCACGCTTCCAGCACCCATGCTGCGCAGCGGCTCGACAGGAATGTTGTCGATGACCCCGCCATCGACGAGCAACCGTTGTGCCTGGACAAAAGGCGGGAAGATTCCGGGTATGGCACAGCTTGCCCAAACTGCTTCTGCAAGCGGTCCATTCCTGAAGACGACCTCTTCACCGCTCTGGATATCGAGCGCATTGCATGCGAAACGAATCGAGCAATCATCGAAACTGCTTCCGCCGAACATGTCTCGAAATATTTTCCTGGTCGCATCATACTTTGAGTGTGATCTCTTGAACAGCAATGAACCAAGATAAAACTTCTCAAAAAGTTCATGCCTGAAGCGCTCGAAAATATTCTTCTCGCTGGTGTAGAACTTATCGAGTTCCAGGTTCTTGAATTCTTCCGATGCGATCATCGAGCTGGCTCTCTGCCTCAATCCCCGGGCCGTACCCTGCAGGCAATACAGAGCGCCAACTACTGAGCCGATCGAGGTTCCGGCTACGTATGCTGGTCTTATTCCATGCTCTTCAAGGACCTCCAATACTCCAACATGAGCCAGGCCCTTTGCTCCACCGCCACCCAGGGCTATACCGAAGCTCATCTGGTCTGCATCGTCTGGGCGATGATGATACGGTCGCGACCCTGTTCTTTGGCAAGATACAGAGCCCGGTCCGCTTTTTCGATCAGTTCCACCCTGCTGCCTGCGTCGTTTGGAAAGTGAGCGATTCCGATGCTCACCGTAAATTTTATCTTTGCCCCATTGAAGTGGACTTCGGATTTGAGCAGCTGATCCTTCATGCGAACTGCTTTATCCATGGCCTTTTTCAACGAACACTTGGGAACGATTATGGCAAATTCCTCTCCCCCGTATCGCGCCGCAATGCCGATTTGAGATATTAATCTTGCGAGGAATTTCAGGACATTATCACCAGCCTGGTGACCATAAGTGTCGTTGATTTTCTTGAAATGATCGATGTCAAGAAGTATCAGTACCAACTCATCGACTTCATTTATCTGCGCCTCGAGAATTTCCTGGAAATGGCGATGATTGTACAAGTCGGTCAGTCCGTCGCGAATCGATAACTCCTTAACTTTACCATACAGAATCGCCCGCTGCCAGGCTAAGGACAGCTGAAAGGACAGGATATTGAGTATGCGGACGTCGTCTTCATTGAACTTTCTGCGCTGATGGTCTTCCAACCAGATCACGCCGAGCAACTCGTCATCCTGCTGAATCGGAACGCCTACAAAAGATGCGTTTGGCGTTTTGGCATCCTTTTTGAAAACGACAAGGTTACCCTTGCTGAGATCATCCTTGATGATTGAATTCCGATGACGCGCAACGAAACCCACAAGGCCATCATTCAATGGAAACTTGGTCTCCTCCTGCAGATAAGTGGAAACAAGCACTTCGCCAACATTGTTGACCTCATCGATACTCGCGATTGACACGTCATCACAGGGCATGAAATGTTTAAAAGCTTCAATCGTGTTAGACAGAATCTCTTTGAGATCCAGTCTCTTGTGGAGCTTTTCGGCGAGCTCGGCGATCGAGGAAAGGTGCTGGACATCGTAACGCGCTTTCTCGTAGAGCCGCAACATTGCAAGGAGGAACCCTGCAGTATTAGCGGCTTCATCGAAGACCGCCTTCTCCTTCTCGCTGAATGATCCTGTCTTGCGGTCGATAGCAATGACCCCGACCACGTTTTCGATCAACACGATCGGCGCGATCATGACCGAGCCGATCTGCACCGTTCCCCGATAGTAACCGAGTTCATCAGGAATCTGCAAGTATTCTTTGATCAGGATCGATTTGCGTTCGCTTATGACCTGGCGGTAAAGACCAGATTTTGTCTCGATGACCGCCTCAGGAAAGAACAACTCTGAATGTGAGAACCCCTGGACCAGTACCAAGCCGTTTTCGTTTTTGGCAAAGATCACCGTCGTTTGCGCATCGAAAACGTGGTGCAAGAATCTAACGAAATAGAGTAACGGGCGCTCTATCCCCTTGTGGCGATCGATCTCCCCGACCGCGGTACGGACTCTGTCCGAATCGTATGCGGCCGGAGAAAAAAACTTCTCTCTTGTCTCATACCTTGAGAGCAGCCGCGCCATGCGGCCTTGATGACCTTGCATGCTATCAATAACAAATCCAACCATGAATACGGCAAAGACGAGAAAAACAATCGGTAATATGAGCATCGAGCCGGTAATGAGACCCGAAGAAATCTCGATACCGATTATGCCAAGAGAGATGATCCAGTAATTGCGCGCGCTGTCCCTGAATCCGACGATGAGAAAGGTCAGGAAGTAGACAAGCAACAGGGGCGAATGAACACCACCCGACAACTGCACCACCAGGTTCGCCGCCACCCCGGCACAGATGGTGTGCAGAAAATTGATCTTACGTAGTGAGACATATGATATGTAGTAAGCAGCAATGGCGAACAGGAACAGGTAACTATACGGTGCACCCAAGCCTCGATTCAAAACACCCAGGCCGCTGACCACGCCATAAATAATTGCAGCGATATATATTAGTATCATTCCCATTCTATTGTCG
It encodes the following:
- a CDS encoding UDP-2,3-diacylglucosamine diphosphatase translates to MHVFVSDAHIRTDSSERCRMLVKFLQEIRPNLTDLYILGDLFEIWFEYYLVFPKDYFRLLAVLYSILNEGKNIHYILGNHEIAIGNFLKNFGFIVHRGSTVFDIDGRRVLLAHGNTIDKRLWTSIWESLLTSKLNHMLFRLVHPDLGISLAQCIARFSRIQSPSRRLDSMLENYASRMLHDVDIVMLAHSHNPVFRKMARNKYYINTGDWVKHFSYATIENGNVSLRYYGQPTL
- a CDS encoding T9SS type A sorting domain-containing protein, producing MKYLLCFLIAVNILVAGNTRPADMPGIEIETNAEGTRFVTDPSGDTDPLKVTTDFYGNQRAEVIWVDRNHQNAIAQHTAIAGNGMWIQAGWYLNNERTNLYRTLGTNTPIWSFPMPEADWFISIDVSMDGAGIGALAAGEACYSFSSASAAPNWVYSLPMGFNYSSSAQGPTISVTDDGSVYAALAGQAGQGRLFLFNASGDTIRTISFNPTLGIYGVDMANDGSVFCVSTYNAIYVFNEDGSRRDSITQYGQTPAKISADGKYLVKGDFYTRVYLYRWNGSNYDQVWQYPTGHPWVTSVAISDDGSTIMAGTYQYSPSNSGKVLLFDSSSATPLWQYTQYGDYVPSCALSEDGSRAVAGSWGQYNATFGDVLTVFDRNSSTPIFQLLDDIDEPGSIFSVGISKDGSFITAGGKAVHARQFGNGGEVYAIRMLDPLTNDVGIERINAPAAFLQVGQNITPQAVARNYGAQAASFSVVCYIHDSLAQPLYGDTTTVSGLASGSSTTVSFSPNWNVPAYGRYLTSVFTTLSGDEFPQNDTLVQSSICYHDGSVLGISYPFSEITLNYTNAPRVTVANHGSYAEQIPVNCEIYDDLGTLIYTGNGQCYLNPFESQVVSIAPSWSPNDTGLYDVYFFTEVPDDYVPSNDTMTTNSHTTTEIIYDDGFLDIYGIVASTFADNKFAEKMIPCLSPPYYITRVRFYCSNDSMIAVSLNKDSLGLPGLASSYYLALPDTISSAGAGWAVKEFEPPIQLTNSDPFWMVIHWLSNSPTQPGIGMDNTQPLDNLSYWYWTDPGDPGWHAWTTYDFMMRVMTVSEVGIESWENKSVNQFMLPAPSPNPFVRDLRISFSMPYNGSLSLKMYDIAGRLVANIADGNFDAGEHEIIWNGNDDKGREICSGVYFLKAIFEKAVMTRKVILLAE
- a CDS encoding diguanylate cyclase, giving the protein MGMILIYIAAIIYGVVSGLGVLNRGLGAPYSYLFLFAIAAYYISYVSLRKINFLHTICAGVAANLVVQLSGGVHSPLLLVYFLTFLIVGFRDSARNYWIISLGIIGIEISSGLITGSMLILPIVFLVFAVFMVGFVIDSMQGHQGRMARLLSRYETREKFFSPAAYDSDRVRTAVGEIDRHKGIERPLLYFVRFLHHVFDAQTTVIFAKNENGLVLVQGFSHSELFFPEAVIETKSGLYRQVISERKSILIKEYLQIPDELGYYRGTVQIGSVMIAPIVLIENVVGVIAIDRKTGSFSEKEKAVFDEAANTAGFLLAMLRLYEKARYDVQHLSSIAELAEKLHKRLDLKEILSNTIEAFKHFMPCDDVSIASIDEVNNVGEVLVSTYLQEETKFPLNDGLVGFVARHRNSIIKDDLSKGNLVVFKKDAKTPNASFVGVPIQQDDELLGVIWLEDHQRRKFNEDDVRILNILSFQLSLAWQRAILYGKVKELSIRDGLTDLYNHRHFQEILEAQINEVDELVLILLDIDHFKKINDTYGHQAGDNVLKFLARLISQIGIAARYGGEEFAIIVPKCSLKKAMDKAVRMKDQLLKSEVHFNGAKIKFTVSIGIAHFPNDAGSRVELIEKADRALYLAKEQGRDRIIIAQTMQTR
- a CDS encoding patatin-like phospholipase family protein, coding for MSFGIALGGGGAKGLAHVGVLEVLEEHGIRPAYVAGTSIGSVVGALYCLQGTARGLRQRASSMIASEEFKNLELDKFYTSEKNIFERFRHELFEKFYLGSLLFKRSHSKYDATRKIFRDMFGGSSFDDCSIRFACNALDIQSGEEVVFRNGPLAEAVWASCAIPGIFPPFVQAQRLLVDGGVIDNIPVEPLRSMGAGSVLAVYLSQRPKFQGEPSTGFQINQRSYSFMKYHLDRRVLARADLVVMPDVHDFHWADFNSIDQLVERGRKAALENIDAIRSIRGFRYRVTKIFKKYFSR
- a CDS encoding ABC transporter substrate-binding protein; this translates as MSRVRFAFTLCLLLTMCCKREQKVVVDFWHVMGGPLGRRLSEMISDFNSLHPEGEVRGVHMGSYDVLAQKLMGAIASSNPPVIAQMYESWTDQFFQAGELVPLAEFVRVEKDFNLQDFFPVFIEDNTYDTTLVTLPFNKSVPVFYYNADLFDKYGIDSFPVDWTDFRRVCLRIRESGVWPTSWPLDVWYFSTMLYQQGGILFDETEGQPGFNSPEGNGVIEYLVALVRDSLFYLNPGFQRQDEFLSGNVAMIPASIVSWAFMKGKVPFEIGVAPFPQGRVRSIVIAGTNIGMFRKASKAEKELAWEFIKWFLEPQNQMRWTEASYYLPTRRSTTKTEAYQKFVAENPAYEKIVGQLDFARTEPKSKEWFAGRIYLNDAIEEAMRLERKPDEALDDAAERLRLELK